In a single window of the Arthrobacter sp. StoSoilA2 genome:
- a CDS encoding GH1 family beta-glucosidase codes for MYHGLLDSGHIDLPPSFILGAATAAYQIEGGATEGGRGPSIWDTFSHTPGKTEGGATGDVAADHYHRVEEDLGLMEALNLTAYRFSISWSRVMPTGEGEVNAEGLQFYSRLVDSLLARGIQPVVTLNHWDLPQALEDKYGGWRGRKTAFAFEKYAEIMGAALGDRVYIWSTHNEPWNNSFSGYGSGAFAPGGTSHEDALIAAHHLNLSHGLAVKALRRTITRNDAQISVALNIFRVAAETPEDAEAARQFDAVANRVFTGPMLNGQYPADLLADTRKFTDWSFVLPGDLETSHQPIDLLGVNYYEVMHVRLNPAYDPETEKDGGTAFPGSERIEFLRRGDLERTGMDWGIEPQGLEDHLVALSAEHPGLPIMVMENGAAFPDTVTSLNGNNVVLDFDRTRFLIEHVTATDRARHRGANVVGYLVWSLLDNFEWAAGYGPRFGIIHVDYDTLQRTPKLSSHWFSQLCASKTIPTLREFSLDSRPDQSRAPTTHTEDALVANLSKD; via the coding sequence ATGTACCACGGTCTCCTCGATAGCGGACACATCGATTTACCGCCCTCCTTCATTCTTGGCGCCGCGACCGCCGCCTACCAGATTGAGGGCGGCGCAACCGAAGGGGGACGGGGCCCCTCCATTTGGGATACCTTTAGCCACACTCCAGGGAAGACCGAAGGGGGCGCCACGGGAGACGTCGCCGCCGACCACTACCACCGTGTCGAGGAGGATCTCGGGTTGATGGAGGCCCTGAACCTAACCGCTTACCGGTTTTCGATCTCGTGGTCGCGCGTCATGCCGACCGGTGAGGGCGAGGTGAACGCTGAGGGCCTACAGTTCTATTCACGCCTCGTTGACAGTCTGCTGGCGCGCGGAATCCAACCGGTCGTAACGCTCAACCACTGGGACCTTCCACAAGCGCTGGAAGACAAGTACGGCGGCTGGCGCGGACGCAAGACCGCCTTCGCCTTCGAAAAGTACGCAGAGATCATGGGCGCTGCTCTCGGTGACCGCGTCTATATCTGGTCGACCCACAACGAGCCTTGGAACAACTCCTTCTCCGGATACGGCAGTGGAGCATTTGCACCCGGTGGAACAAGCCATGAAGATGCGCTCATCGCAGCGCACCACCTCAACCTTTCGCATGGACTTGCCGTCAAAGCGCTCCGGCGAACCATCACCCGGAACGACGCGCAAATCTCTGTGGCACTGAACATCTTCCGCGTAGCCGCTGAAACCCCGGAAGACGCAGAAGCTGCGCGCCAGTTCGACGCGGTGGCGAACCGCGTCTTCACCGGGCCCATGCTGAACGGGCAGTACCCTGCCGACCTTCTCGCCGACACACGGAAATTCACGGACTGGAGTTTCGTCCTTCCCGGGGATTTGGAAACCAGTCATCAACCGATCGATCTCCTGGGCGTGAACTATTACGAAGTCATGCATGTACGCCTGAACCCCGCCTATGACCCGGAAACCGAAAAAGACGGCGGCACCGCCTTCCCGGGCTCGGAAAGAATTGAGTTCCTTCGACGAGGAGACCTCGAGCGGACCGGGATGGACTGGGGGATTGAACCCCAAGGCCTCGAAGACCACCTCGTGGCACTTTCTGCTGAACATCCTGGTTTGCCGATCATGGTGATGGAAAACGGAGCAGCTTTTCCCGACACCGTCACCTCGTTGAACGGCAACAACGTTGTCCTAGATTTTGACCGTACCCGCTTCCTCATCGAACACGTCACGGCAACTGACCGCGCCCGCCACCGCGGGGCCAACGTTGTTGGCTACCTGGTCTGGTCACTCCTGGACAACTTCGAGTGGGCCGCCGGATACGGACCGCGATTCGGCATCATTCACGTCGATTACGACACCCTCCAGCGGACCCCGAAACTCAGCTCCCACTGGTTCTCTCAACTCTGCGCATCAAAAACCATCCCAACCCTGCGCGAGTTCTCACTCGACAGCAGGCCCGATCAGAGCCGGGCGCCTACTACTCACACAGAGGACGCCCTCGTGGCCAACCTGAGTAAGGATTAG
- a CDS encoding glycoside hydrolase family 3 N-terminal domain-containing protein produces MEEARFRAVDLIKRMTISEKVAQLTSLVPTMLFDADGIRPGIAATKLGDGIGYVEPHMGGFPRTAAEVARLNNEVQRYLVENTRLGIPAIMHVEALNGVNAPSFTSFPTGIGLAATWDPEGVGEMAALTRRQMRSVGFHHALSPVLDVARDARWGRVHETYGEDPYLVSAFGVSFIRNLRGASLKDGVIATGKHFLGYAMSDAGLNMASVTLGERELREVYARPFAAAITLAGLDSVMNSLSDWDGVPAAADSRIFRHLLRDELGFDGTVVSDWGSIENLVVHHRAASNAREAAVLGLRAGIDVELPAPFGYGEALISAIQDGEISEALVDEAVLRVLTHKFELGLFENPYVSTDQVTVMSIAKEGRELSSRLAHESVTLLKNDGVLPLGNAQRIAIIGPHADAVGTAFAPYTFPAFIALTRALRSGVASSMVGVDEGTFQPDNSYVEGEIGDLLSMGEDEYARVQYDAASLSEALRTALPNATVVVSEGCDVDGGIDKIPAAVDAARGADVIILALGGLARWFFAERTEGEGADTSDLRLPESQRKLVDALHTLDTPMVGVLFSGRPLALGVIEPKLNALVLGYYGSEFGPRAVTDVLTGASEPQGRLPYTMPRSSGQVPIHSSQRFGSGYRRREGDDHGGYVDEAATPLFPFGHGLTYTRFTYSALALSTPSVATDGEVEVTVTVINSGSRTGTEVVQLYVEDEALGISRPALQLAGFQRITLEPSQEATLVFTLQLALLAYLSLEGRWIVEPGPMSISVGASSDDRPLRTLLDVTGGTADVTDSRAYLTESKSLTLTADLP; encoded by the coding sequence GTGGAGGAAGCGCGCTTTCGGGCCGTTGATCTGATCAAACGAATGACAATCTCGGAGAAGGTTGCACAACTCACCTCTCTGGTGCCGACGATGCTGTTCGACGCAGATGGCATTCGCCCCGGAATCGCCGCCACCAAGCTCGGTGATGGGATCGGGTACGTGGAACCCCATATGGGGGGATTCCCGCGGACTGCTGCCGAGGTCGCGCGGCTCAATAATGAGGTTCAGCGATACCTGGTAGAGAATACCCGTCTGGGGATTCCCGCCATCATGCACGTCGAGGCACTGAATGGTGTCAACGCACCGTCATTTACCTCGTTCCCCACAGGGATCGGCCTTGCGGCGACGTGGGATCCAGAAGGGGTCGGTGAGATGGCCGCCCTGACACGCCGGCAGATGCGCTCGGTTGGTTTCCACCACGCGCTTTCGCCGGTCCTTGACGTTGCAAGAGATGCAAGGTGGGGGCGAGTACACGAGACGTATGGCGAGGATCCCTACCTCGTGAGCGCTTTTGGAGTCTCGTTCATCCGCAATCTGCGTGGAGCGTCGCTGAAGGATGGGGTGATTGCCACTGGCAAGCATTTCCTTGGTTACGCGATGAGTGACGCAGGGCTAAACATGGCGTCCGTGACCCTAGGCGAGCGAGAGCTCCGGGAGGTTTATGCGCGTCCGTTCGCTGCCGCCATCACACTGGCCGGCCTGGATTCGGTCATGAATTCCCTCTCCGATTGGGATGGCGTGCCCGCTGCCGCTGACTCGCGGATATTCCGCCACCTGTTGCGGGACGAACTGGGCTTCGACGGGACAGTGGTCTCCGACTGGGGATCAATCGAGAACCTGGTCGTCCACCACCGGGCCGCCAGCAATGCGCGCGAAGCAGCGGTGCTGGGACTTCGCGCTGGCATTGACGTAGAGTTACCGGCTCCCTTCGGGTACGGGGAAGCCCTTATCTCCGCCATCCAGGACGGGGAGATCAGTGAGGCACTTGTAGATGAGGCGGTCTTGCGGGTCCTCACTCACAAGTTCGAGCTCGGCTTGTTCGAGAATCCGTATGTGTCCACCGATCAGGTCACGGTGATGTCAATTGCCAAGGAGGGCCGCGAGCTCTCGTCGCGGCTGGCGCACGAGTCGGTCACGCTGTTAAAGAACGACGGTGTCCTGCCCCTCGGCAATGCACAACGCATAGCCATCATTGGTCCTCACGCCGATGCGGTGGGTACCGCATTTGCACCATATACGTTTCCCGCATTCATCGCCCTGACCCGCGCTCTGCGCAGTGGAGTGGCCAGCTCCATGGTCGGAGTGGATGAAGGTACGTTCCAGCCCGATAACTCCTACGTTGAAGGCGAGATCGGCGATCTCCTGTCAATGGGCGAGGACGAATACGCACGAGTCCAGTACGACGCCGCGTCGCTCAGCGAGGCCCTGCGGACCGCACTGCCGAATGCGACGGTAGTGGTTTCCGAAGGTTGCGACGTTGACGGCGGCATCGACAAAATCCCGGCCGCGGTTGACGCGGCGCGCGGCGCAGATGTCATTATCCTGGCGCTCGGCGGACTGGCCCGCTGGTTCTTCGCCGAGCGCACCGAAGGCGAAGGCGCAGACACCTCCGATCTGCGACTTCCTGAATCACAGCGCAAACTCGTCGATGCGCTCCATACCCTGGACACACCGATGGTGGGCGTACTCTTCTCAGGCAGGCCCCTCGCGCTGGGCGTCATCGAACCAAAACTGAACGCGCTCGTACTCGGATACTATGGCTCCGAATTCGGCCCCCGCGCCGTCACGGACGTTCTCACTGGCGCCAGCGAGCCGCAAGGACGACTCCCGTACACCATGCCCCGATCAAGCGGTCAGGTACCAATCCACTCCAGCCAACGATTCGGCAGCGGCTACCGCCGCCGCGAAGGCGACGACCATGGCGGATATGTCGATGAGGCCGCCACACCACTGTTTCCGTTCGGGCACGGTCTCACCTACACCCGCTTCACGTACTCAGCACTGGCCCTCAGCACGCCATCAGTCGCCACGGACGGAGAGGTCGAAGTGACGGTCACGGTGATCAACAGCGGCAGCCGCACCGGCACCGAAGTGGTCCAGCTGTACGTCGAGGACGAAGCACTCGGAATCTCACGACCTGCGCTTCAACTTGCCGGCTTCCAGCGCATCACGCTGGAGCCTAGCCAGGAAGCAACACTGGTCTTCACCCTGCAGCTGGCGCTCCTGGCCTACCTCTCGCTTGAAGGCAGGTGGATCGTTGAGCCAGGCCCAATGTCCATTTCAGTCGGCGCGTCTTCGGACGACCGCCCACTGCGCACTCTGCTGGACGTTACCGGCGGAACTGCGGACGTGACGGACAGCAGGGCATACCTGACTGAATCAAAGTCTCTGACCCTCACCGCGGATTTGCCATGA
- a CDS encoding carbohydrate ABC transporter permease, with product MTTTERETPAGLAPEAKHIRKAEKVRKDKRPPAILYILILLLSVFFIGPFLWLILAALKTPAEWASFPIQVLPDKAQWNNFVEAVTQMDFVAYTANSLFLATTYSVLITISSATVGFGFARLRAPGKKALFLVLLSTMMIPQILTLLPTYVLFSQIGLVNTYWPWILWGLAASPYMVFLFRQFFSSLPRELEDAAIMDGAGWLRIFVQIFLPLSRPVLITSFLLSFTWTWGDYIGPALLLDTDHTTLAVAITAWYQDPNGNTIPTVQAAAAVLYILPVLSIFFFAQRYFIRSTVSSGVKG from the coding sequence ATGACCACGACTGAGCGTGAAACACCCGCCGGGCTGGCACCCGAGGCCAAACATATCCGGAAAGCCGAAAAGGTCCGGAAGGACAAGCGGCCCCCGGCGATCCTCTACATTTTGATCCTGCTCCTGTCGGTGTTCTTTATCGGCCCATTCCTGTGGCTGATACTTGCGGCGCTGAAGACACCCGCTGAATGGGCCTCGTTTCCGATCCAGGTCCTGCCTGATAAGGCGCAATGGAACAACTTCGTCGAGGCCGTTACCCAAATGGACTTTGTGGCCTACACGGCCAACTCTTTATTCCTCGCGACAACGTATTCGGTGCTGATAACCATATCGAGCGCTACGGTCGGCTTCGGTTTCGCCCGGCTAAGGGCCCCCGGAAAAAAGGCCCTGTTCCTGGTTCTGCTCTCAACCATGATGATCCCGCAGATTCTGACGCTGCTGCCAACGTACGTTCTCTTCTCGCAAATCGGGCTGGTGAACACCTACTGGCCCTGGATTTTGTGGGGGCTGGCCGCATCACCGTATATGGTGTTCCTCTTCCGCCAGTTCTTCTCGTCGCTCCCGCGCGAACTCGAAGACGCGGCAATTATGGATGGTGCCGGCTGGCTGAGAATCTTCGTCCAGATCTTCCTTCCCCTCTCCCGCCCGGTGCTGATTACCTCGTTCCTTTTGTCGTTCACGTGGACCTGGGGCGATTACATTGGACCCGCACTGTTGTTGGACACGGACCACACGACCCTCGCGGTGGCCATTACCGCGTGGTACCAGGACCCTAACGGGAACACCATTCCCACCGTGCAGGCCGCTGCTGCCGTGCTGTACATCCTGCCCGTGCTGTCGATCTTCTTCTTCGCCCAGCGCTACTTCATCCGCTCCACCGTCTCCTCCGGAGTCAAGGGCTGA
- a CDS encoding sugar ABC transporter permease — protein MARKWSRYPKKAFYAFVGPWVIGFVLLTALPMVFGLLVSLTNFDGSSPRFKWVGLDNYVELFSDGEAWMALLRTLLFTAIVVPLTIGGSLGLAMIINRRLRALGLWRTLFFLPSVVPVVAMAIMWKLVFNRDSGILNAILGVVGIQPIAWLLDPTAFYALVILMLWGLGAGMIIMLAALQGVPAELEEAATIDGAGRWSVFRHVTVPMISPILFFQVITGVIAALQVFIQPLLLTSSAGISKVSGVPDSNNLYMVQVYKEFFLSNRFGYGSAMLWVFFLIILGLTLLFLRSSQSWVYYEVDTEAEKEGATR, from the coding sequence ATGGCACGCAAGTGGTCCCGCTACCCCAAGAAAGCGTTCTACGCATTCGTCGGGCCTTGGGTAATAGGTTTCGTGCTGCTGACGGCGTTGCCCATGGTGTTCGGGCTGCTTGTGAGCCTTACCAACTTCGACGGCAGCTCTCCGCGCTTCAAGTGGGTTGGCCTGGATAACTACGTTGAACTGTTCAGTGACGGCGAGGCGTGGATGGCGCTGCTGAGGACGCTGCTGTTCACTGCCATCGTTGTCCCGCTGACCATCGGCGGATCTCTTGGCCTGGCGATGATCATCAACCGGCGGCTGAGGGCATTGGGACTGTGGAGGACTCTGTTCTTTCTGCCCTCAGTCGTCCCGGTTGTCGCCATGGCAATCATGTGGAAGCTTGTCTTCAACAGGGATTCAGGAATCCTCAACGCCATCCTGGGGGTCGTCGGCATCCAGCCGATCGCGTGGCTTCTGGACCCTACCGCCTTCTACGCTCTGGTGATCCTGATGCTCTGGGGTCTGGGCGCAGGCATGATCATCATGCTCGCCGCTCTTCAGGGCGTTCCGGCCGAGCTCGAGGAAGCGGCCACCATCGACGGCGCGGGACGATGGTCTGTCTTCCGGCACGTGACAGTACCGATGATTTCGCCCATCCTCTTCTTCCAGGTGATCACGGGCGTGATCGCGGCGTTGCAGGTCTTCATCCAGCCCCTGCTCCTGACCAGCTCGGCCGGTATCTCGAAGGTCAGTGGGGTGCCGGACAGCAACAACCTGTACATGGTGCAGGTCTACAAGGAGTTCTTCCTCAGCAACCGTTTCGGCTACGGATCGGCAATGCTGTGGGTGTTCTTCCTCATCATCCTCGGTCTGACGTTGCTCTTCCTGCGCTCGAGCCAGTCATGGGTGTACTACGAAGTCGACACGGAAGCCGAGAAAGAAGGAGCAACCCGATGA
- a CDS encoding sugar ABC transporter substrate-binding protein — translation MPTPAATLKRRTFVAGSFIAATALLAGCTAGGGGASSPSGETTLTVMVGAKDLSAEQVAEFEKNNPGIKINQVLFDATRLNTMLASGNPPDITVGAAVGSANFNARGLATDLTPYLKKSDVLKEDDLQPVNNSFRWNGTKSGEGPLYGVVKDWSQDSTLWYNTALFDKAGVPYLSDTEATSYDNLLEIAKKLTVTEGTTTRTFGLGVEWDWSLSQPMSAMVMQQGGQLYNEDLTKIDFTSAAAKRAFQWYVDFGKSGVGPTSLNPLPDGSDYSTFAAQRMAISQDGYWYGGNFAAPDALKTVRMAPSPVMGDTRVAPTFSGQGWWIPEKAKNKDAAFKLMEYYMAGTPAKERAASGWGLPGLKSLSDKLPQDLPFQKQAYQVAQNELQYAKPLPDSPYISTDLLNATIKTYLEKSIKGELSVDQACSALTDDLNKALAQGKKQIG, via the coding sequence ATGCCTACACCAGCAGCAACACTCAAGCGGCGTACCTTTGTCGCGGGCTCGTTCATTGCAGCAACAGCCCTACTTGCCGGGTGCACCGCCGGCGGCGGTGGCGCCAGCAGCCCGTCGGGGGAGACCACTTTGACCGTCATGGTCGGAGCCAAGGATCTCAGCGCGGAACAGGTTGCCGAGTTCGAGAAGAACAACCCTGGCATCAAGATCAACCAGGTTCTGTTCGATGCGACCCGGCTGAACACCATGCTTGCTTCGGGCAACCCGCCCGACATTACTGTTGGCGCCGCCGTCGGCAGCGCCAACTTCAACGCGCGGGGATTGGCTACGGACCTCACCCCATACCTGAAGAAGAGTGATGTGCTGAAGGAAGACGACCTTCAGCCCGTCAACAACAGCTTCCGCTGGAACGGCACCAAGAGCGGCGAAGGTCCCCTATACGGCGTCGTCAAAGACTGGAGCCAGGACTCGACACTCTGGTACAACACCGCCCTTTTCGACAAAGCCGGCGTCCCCTACCTGAGTGACACCGAGGCAACCAGCTACGACAACCTCCTGGAAATCGCCAAAAAGCTCACTGTCACCGAGGGCACAACAACGAGGACCTTCGGACTGGGCGTCGAATGGGACTGGTCCCTCTCCCAGCCCATGTCGGCGATGGTAATGCAGCAAGGTGGGCAGCTGTACAACGAAGACCTGACCAAGATCGACTTCACCTCGGCCGCCGCCAAGCGCGCCTTCCAGTGGTACGTCGATTTCGGGAAATCAGGGGTGGGCCCGACGTCCCTGAACCCGCTTCCGGACGGCTCTGACTACTCGACCTTCGCCGCACAGCGCATGGCGATCAGTCAGGATGGCTATTGGTATGGCGGCAACTTCGCCGCCCCCGATGCGCTGAAGACTGTCCGAATGGCTCCTTCACCTGTAATGGGAGACACCCGTGTCGCGCCGACGTTCTCCGGGCAGGGTTGGTGGATCCCGGAGAAGGCGAAGAACAAGGATGCAGCTTTCAAGCTCATGGAGTATTACATGGCCGGCACGCCGGCCAAGGAGCGTGCCGCGAGTGGTTGGGGCCTTCCGGGGCTGAAGTCGCTGAGCGATAAGTTGCCGCAGGATCTTCCATTCCAGAAGCAGGCGTACCAGGTCGCGCAGAATGAACTGCAGTATGCGAAGCCCTTGCCCGACTCGCCTTACATCTCGACAGATCTCTTGAACGCCACGATCAAGACGTACCTTGAGAAATCAATCAAGGGTGAACTGAGCGTAGACCAGGCATGCTCGGCGCTCACTGATGACTTGAACAAAGCCCTCGCGCAGGGCAAGAAGCAGATCGGCTAA
- a CDS encoding TetR/AcrR family transcriptional regulator encodes MSEQKSPGARGPYAKSAQRSSDILDAAATVFATHGYHGGSLRDIARSLDLSLTSIVHHFGSKYELLEAVLERADRTTPGNEEFDFDAACAERGVASATLERVESSIERPELLRLFAILAAESSTPTHPAHDWFVARYRRKTEELSAAFTYDQAAGRISPTRDPHTLSRLLIGTWDGIQLQWLIDPTADMTRSMRAFFEWALPESVKDLPGVPNRSAAR; translated from the coding sequence ATGAGTGAACAGAAGAGCCCCGGCGCCCGGGGTCCGTACGCAAAATCGGCGCAGCGATCGAGTGACATCCTCGATGCCGCCGCCACTGTGTTCGCAACACACGGCTACCACGGCGGCTCATTGCGGGACATCGCGCGCTCCCTCGACCTCAGCCTGACCAGCATCGTCCACCACTTCGGGTCCAAGTACGAGCTTCTCGAGGCCGTGCTCGAGCGGGCCGACAGGACCACTCCCGGCAACGAAGAGTTCGACTTCGACGCCGCTTGCGCCGAACGCGGGGTCGCGTCCGCCACACTGGAGCGGGTGGAGTCAAGCATCGAGCGGCCCGAACTGCTGCGCCTCTTCGCCATCCTGGCAGCGGAATCCTCCACCCCCACGCATCCCGCGCATGACTGGTTCGTCGCCCGCTACCGGCGCAAAACGGAAGAACTTTCGGCCGCCTTCACCTACGACCAGGCCGCAGGCCGAATCAGCCCAACCCGAGACCCCCACACCCTTAGCCGCCTGCTCATAGGTACCTGGGACGGCATACAGCTGCAATGGCTGATCGACCCGACCGCCGATATGACCAGGTCTATGAGGGCATTCTTTGAATGGGCCCTTCCGGAATCGGTGAAGGATCTCCCTGGCGTTCCGAACCGATCTGCCGCCCGGTAA
- a CDS encoding glycoside hydrolase family 3 N-terminal domain-containing protein, whose amino-acid sequence MTHLNLATTPDGIQYRDLNGNGIMDPFEDPRRTPEERTEDLLNRLSLDEKIGLMFQTVIESGPGGSLLETAGHISKSPTSVVVLAKNMTHFNVHGLDDAREAARWNNALQKLAAQTPHGIPVTISTDPRHAFAENVGVGFSAGPFSQWPEGLGLAAIDEPETTRHFAEIARAEYTAVGIRAALHPQIDLATEPRWGRQLQTFGSRLDRVIAHTAAYLDGFQGATLGPGSVSCTTKHFPGGGPQKDGEDAHFPYGREQVYPGGRFEDHLAPFRTAIEHDTAAIMPYYGMPVGLEINGQPVEEVGFGYNRQILQELLREDLGFEGVIVTDWELVNDNVIGDQVLPARAWGVEHLDARGRMLKILEAGADQFGGEECVEILRSLVDEGLVAESRIDASARRLLLVKFRLGLFDNPFVDEDTAARVVGSPQHRAAGELAQSRSVCVLENKLHGTEPTLPVAPGQRLYIEGIDPAIAGTLGTIVPTPEEADLAIIRIAAPFDARDDLFLESFFHQGGLEFRPGLIYRLNAISSRIPLIVDVALDRGAILTPISTITSALTASFGVSDSALSRVLSGEITPVGRLPIALPMAMNDVRTVAPDTGLAADKCLYPAGHKALL is encoded by the coding sequence ATGACCCACCTAAATCTGGCAACAACACCTGACGGAATCCAGTACCGCGACCTGAACGGGAACGGGATCATGGACCCCTTTGAGGACCCGCGGAGAACACCCGAAGAGCGCACCGAAGACCTTCTCAACCGGCTCTCGTTAGACGAAAAAATCGGCCTCATGTTTCAGACCGTCATCGAATCAGGACCAGGCGGCTCCTTGCTGGAGACAGCCGGGCACATCAGCAAATCACCAACCTCGGTAGTGGTTCTGGCGAAGAACATGACCCACTTCAATGTCCACGGACTCGACGACGCACGCGAAGCCGCCCGGTGGAACAACGCCCTGCAAAAACTCGCAGCTCAAACGCCTCACGGAATTCCCGTCACAATCTCCACGGACCCTCGCCACGCATTCGCCGAAAACGTCGGCGTCGGATTTTCCGCAGGCCCGTTTTCGCAATGGCCGGAAGGGCTGGGCCTGGCCGCGATCGATGAACCTGAAACCACCCGCCATTTCGCCGAGATCGCCCGTGCCGAATACACTGCGGTCGGAATCCGTGCTGCGCTTCACCCGCAAATCGACTTAGCCACCGAGCCCCGATGGGGGCGGCAACTGCAAACTTTCGGTTCCCGCCTCGATCGGGTCATAGCCCATACGGCCGCCTACCTGGACGGCTTCCAAGGCGCCACGCTCGGTCCCGGCAGCGTGTCCTGCACGACTAAACACTTCCCGGGCGGGGGACCGCAAAAGGACGGCGAGGACGCCCACTTCCCCTACGGTCGCGAACAGGTGTACCCGGGCGGCCGATTCGAAGACCATCTGGCACCTTTTAGGACTGCCATCGAGCATGACACCGCGGCCATCATGCCGTACTACGGGATGCCGGTGGGTCTTGAAATAAACGGACAACCGGTGGAAGAAGTAGGTTTCGGCTACAACCGCCAGATACTTCAGGAACTCCTGCGCGAGGACCTCGGCTTTGAAGGTGTCATTGTGACGGACTGGGAACTCGTCAACGACAACGTTATTGGCGACCAGGTCCTACCCGCCCGGGCCTGGGGAGTAGAACACCTCGACGCCCGGGGCCGCATGTTGAAAATCCTTGAAGCAGGAGCGGACCAGTTCGGCGGCGAAGAATGCGTCGAAATCCTCCGCAGCCTGGTCGATGAAGGTCTCGTCGCGGAATCCCGGATCGACGCTTCGGCTCGACGACTGCTGCTGGTGAAGTTCCGGCTTGGGCTTTTCGACAACCCCTTCGTCGACGAAGATACAGCGGCCCGCGTCGTTGGCAGCCCGCAACACCGTGCCGCGGGCGAGCTGGCGCAATCACGCTCCGTTTGTGTCCTCGAGAACAAGCTCCACGGAACTGAACCGACCCTTCCCGTTGCGCCGGGCCAACGTCTCTACATAGAGGGAATCGATCCCGCCATAGCCGGCACGCTCGGAACCATCGTCCCCACGCCGGAGGAAGCAGATCTAGCAATTATCAGAATCGCCGCACCATTCGACGCCAGAGACGACCTTTTCCTCGAATCATTCTTTCACCAGGGAGGGCTTGAATTCCGGCCCGGCCTCATCTACCGACTGAACGCGATATCCTCCCGCATACCCCTGATCGTGGATGTCGCCCTTGACCGTGGCGCCATCCTTACCCCGATCTCAACGATCACATCCGCGCTCACGGCCAGTTTTGGAGTATCCGATTCTGCACTATCGCGGGTCCTCAGTGGCGAAATCACACCAGTCGGACGGCTGCCAATCGCACTGCCAATGGCAATGAATGACGTCCGGACCGTCGCTCCGGACACTGGCCTCGCAGCCGATAAATGTCTTTACCCGGCCGGACACAAAGCACTTCTGTAA
- a CDS encoding endo-1,4-beta-xylanase: MKTRKTLAMLATVSLGLTMSAFASQAATATTTPSPTSDALPAVGAEGGIGSLREEAAKAGLIIGSGSIKGMTSTADGRPSNYLAEPQFAEVLAEQFNSLSPENDLKWQFVEPQEGIFDFEGLDRLAAFGKANDMQVKGHGLISGCCNPDYLVSKVNDPVAFRAAMVNHFNTIMKRYKNKMDRWDVVTEALETMGGGLQHNDFYNALGPGYIADAFRIAHDADPKAKLFLNENLVESLPGKRQELYDLVSGLVADGVPINGVALQMHETLQGPPPGAITEMTNFFHGLRLEVSIAELDVHTYDPVSQAKIYGNIVTEALNAGIKEISVWGFTDKHLYTWLPGAKPCLFDENYNPKPAYFAVRDALRNYVEKTEPLKYPLGKLPKQPVSKPSNTSDLQL, encoded by the coding sequence ATGAAGACGCGAAAAACTCTAGCCATGCTCGCCACGGTCAGTCTTGGCCTGACGATGTCGGCATTCGCCAGCCAGGCTGCAACCGCCACGACGACGCCAAGCCCAACCTCAGACGCGCTTCCCGCAGTGGGGGCCGAGGGTGGCATCGGCTCGCTCCGGGAGGAGGCCGCGAAGGCTGGCCTCATCATCGGATCCGGTTCAATCAAGGGCATGACATCAACGGCCGATGGCCGGCCCTCGAACTACCTGGCAGAACCTCAGTTCGCGGAGGTGCTGGCCGAGCAGTTCAACAGCCTGTCCCCCGAGAACGACCTGAAGTGGCAATTCGTTGAGCCGCAAGAGGGCATCTTCGACTTCGAGGGCCTGGACCGACTGGCAGCCTTCGGTAAAGCGAACGACATGCAGGTCAAGGGCCACGGCCTGATCTCGGGTTGCTGCAACCCCGATTACCTTGTATCTAAGGTCAATGACCCTGTCGCGTTCCGCGCCGCCATGGTCAATCACTTCAATACGATCATGAAGCGCTACAAGAACAAGATGGACCGCTGGGACGTCGTAACCGAGGCGCTGGAGACGATGGGTGGGGGCCTTCAGCACAACGACTTCTACAACGCCCTCGGCCCAGGCTACATCGCAGACGCGTTCCGGATCGCCCATGATGCGGACCCGAAGGCCAAGCTGTTCCTGAACGAAAACCTTGTGGAATCACTCCCAGGGAAGCGGCAGGAACTGTACGACCTCGTTTCCGGTCTCGTTGCCGACGGGGTGCCGATCAACGGCGTGGCCTTGCAGATGCACGAAACACTCCAGGGGCCTCCGCCCGGAGCCATCACCGAGATGACCAACTTCTTCCACGGCCTGCGACTCGAAGTCTCCATCGCGGAACTGGACGTGCACACATACGACCCCGTCTCCCAAGCAAAGATCTACGGCAACATCGTCACTGAGGCGCTCAACGCCGGCATCAAGGAAATCAGCGTCTGGGGCTTCACGGACAAGCACCTCTACACATGGCTCCCGGGAGCGAAACCGTGCCTGTTCGACGAGAACTACAACCCCAAGCCGGCGTACTTCGCCGTTCGTGATGCCCTGCGGAACTACGTGGAGAAGACGGAACCACTCAAGTACCCGCTCGGCAAACTACCCAAGCAGCCTGTCAGCAAACCCTCCAACACCAGCGACTTGCAACTGTAG